A region from the Triticum aestivum cultivar Chinese Spring chromosome 3D, IWGSC CS RefSeq v2.1, whole genome shotgun sequence genome encodes:
- the LOC123078235 gene encoding ribosomal protein S7, mitochondrial-like produces MGDFDGEQKELIKKLVNFRMIDGKRTRVRAIVYKTFHRLARTERDVIKLMVDDVDNIKPICEVVKVGVAGTIYDVPGIVARDRQQTLAIRWILGAAFKRRISYRISLEKCSFAEILDAYRKRGISRKRRENLHGLASTNRSFAHFRWW; encoded by the coding sequence ATGGGGGACTTTGATGGTGAGCAAAAAGAATTGATCAAGAAATTGGTAAACTTTCGCATGATCGATGGTAAAAGAACGAGAGTTCGTGCTATTGTTTATAAAACTTTTCACCGCCTAGCTCGAACTGAACGCGATGTAATAAAACTTATGGTTGACGACGTAGATAATATAAAGCCAATATGCGAAGTGGTCAAAGTAGGAGTCGCAGGTACTATTTATGATGTTCCTGGGATTGTAGCCAGGGATCGTCAACAAACCTTAGCTATTCGTTGGATCCTTGGAGCAGCTTTCAAACGACGTATAAGCTACAGGATAAGCTTAGAGAAATGTTCATTTGCTGAGATACTGGATGCTTACCGAAAGAGGGGAATTTCACGTAAGAGAAGGGAGAATCTTCATGGACTGGCTTCCACCAATCGGAGTTTCGCGCATTTCAGATGGTGGTAA